A genomic segment from Polyangium mundeleinium encodes:
- a CDS encoding DUF3540 domain-containing protein has translation MRDNLARQRTETLATQEVGTVTAILGKRLQVRVGSGEYEAQRAVSCLVEPELGDLVLLALHDEGCHVLAVLERKGGGATRLVAEGDLEMSAPAGKVTIRAQSGVCMATPGETTLAAGKVRVHAREGVLAVEAMSYLGDRLVAKIDHVKTMARSVESVADRWVSRVARAYRFIAESEQVRARYYEVSAKAAVNIKSQTTLVTSGELTKIDGGQVHIG, from the coding sequence ATGCGAGACAACTTGGCTAGACAGCGGACCGAGACCCTGGCCACCCAGGAGGTCGGCACGGTGACCGCGATCCTGGGCAAGCGCCTCCAGGTGCGCGTGGGCTCGGGCGAGTACGAGGCCCAGAGGGCGGTGAGCTGCCTGGTCGAGCCCGAGCTCGGGGACCTGGTGCTCCTCGCCCTCCACGACGAGGGCTGCCACGTGCTCGCGGTGCTGGAGCGCAAGGGCGGCGGGGCGACGCGGCTCGTGGCCGAGGGCGATCTGGAAATGAGCGCGCCCGCGGGCAAGGTGACGATCCGCGCCCAGAGCGGCGTGTGCATGGCCACGCCCGGCGAGACCACGCTGGCCGCGGGCAAGGTGCGGGTCCACGCCCGGGAAGGGGTCCTGGCCGTGGAGGCCATGAGCTACCTCGGCGATCGGCTGGTGGCGAAGATCGATCACGTCAAGACCATGGCCCGATCGGTGGAGTCGGTGGCCGATCGCTGGGTGTCGCGCGTGGCGCGGGCCTATCGCTTCATCGCCGAGTCGGAGCAGGTCCGGGCCCGGTATTACGAGGTCTCGGCCAAGGCTGCGGTGAACATCAAATCGCAAACCACCCTGGTGACGAGCGGAGAGTTGACCAAGATCGACGGCGGTCAGGTCCACATCGGTTGA
- a CDS encoding DUF4150 domain-containing protein → MFANTQRGGMAFAIPDVCLTPPGPTPIPYPNFAANPMAVSAVYKVLFVCAPAHNMRTKVPMTNGDNPGINGGVLSRSVMSTSRHVMGARKVLIKGAPVTRLTSPTMQNRTNARGMTIAPSQTKVLILAP, encoded by the coding sequence ATGTTTGCCAACACCCAGCGCGGGGGCATGGCCTTCGCGATCCCCGACGTATGCCTCACGCCCCCGGGGCCCACGCCGATCCCCTATCCCAACTTCGCCGCCAACCCCATGGCGGTCTCTGCGGTCTACAAGGTCCTGTTCGTGTGCGCGCCGGCGCACAACATGCGCACCAAGGTGCCCATGACCAACGGGGACAACCCGGGCATCAACGGGGGCGTGCTCTCGCGCTCGGTGATGAGCACCTCGCGGCACGTGATGGGAGCCCGCAAGGTGCTCATCAAGGGCGCGCCGGTGACGCGATTGACGAGCCCCACCATGCAGAACCGCACCAACGCCCGGGGCATGACCATCGCTCCGAGCCAGACCAAGGTGCTGATCCTCGCTCCCTGA
- a CDS encoding pentapeptide repeat-containing protein, producing the protein MNGDELLAAIAEGEIITGADLAGLDLAGLDLAGVVFEGVDFRRAKLAGAKISESIFNACDLGGADLAGVKARHTSFYKCAMQGTTLPGSDLVDAKFVDCDLSRASFEGADLSIATVVQGRAAETSFRKAKLDRFVLVETELEKIALDEAELERCCLIGADLSSASLRGARMHLSVLSGAKLRGQDLSGMHLSFTMLDEADLSGCDLRKAELVQTNFKGAKLIGAKLDGANAERAMFAEARLGGASAKGLHARQAVFQKANLEAANFADACLYQANFQRAACKLASLRGADLTYADFSHAGVEEADLSQAKLFRARFHQTRDEGAVFTSRAGILGDDEELLEAERWSP; encoded by the coding sequence ATGAACGGCGACGAGCTCCTCGCGGCCATCGCCGAGGGCGAGATCATCACCGGAGCCGATCTCGCCGGCCTCGATCTCGCCGGCCTCGATCTCGCGGGCGTGGTCTTCGAGGGCGTGGACTTTCGGCGCGCGAAGCTCGCGGGCGCGAAGATCAGCGAGTCGATCTTCAACGCCTGCGATCTCGGCGGCGCCGATCTCGCCGGGGTCAAGGCCCGCCACACCTCGTTCTACAAGTGCGCCATGCAGGGCACCACGCTCCCGGGCAGCGATCTCGTGGACGCCAAATTCGTCGATTGCGATCTCTCCCGCGCCTCCTTCGAGGGCGCGGATCTGAGCATCGCCACCGTGGTCCAGGGCCGCGCCGCCGAGACCAGCTTTCGCAAAGCCAAGCTCGATCGCTTCGTGCTCGTCGAGACCGAGCTCGAGAAGATCGCCCTCGATGAGGCCGAGCTCGAGCGCTGCTGCCTGATCGGGGCCGACCTCTCCAGCGCCAGCCTGCGCGGGGCCAGGATGCATCTCTCGGTGCTCAGCGGAGCCAAGCTCCGGGGGCAGGATCTCTCCGGGATGCACCTGTCCTTCACCATGCTCGACGAGGCCGATCTCAGCGGCTGCGATCTGCGCAAAGCTGAGCTCGTGCAGACCAACTTCAAGGGCGCCAAGCTCATCGGCGCCAAGCTCGACGGCGCCAACGCCGAGCGGGCGATGTTCGCAGAGGCCCGGCTCGGCGGGGCCTCGGCCAAGGGACTACACGCCCGGCAGGCGGTCTTTCAAAAGGCCAACCTCGAGGCCGCGAATTTCGCCGACGCCTGCCTCTACCAGGCCAATTTCCAGCGCGCCGCGTGCAAGCTCGCGAGCCTCCGCGGCGCCGATCTCACCTACGCCGATTTCTCCCACGCCGGCGTGGAAGAAGCGGATCTGTCGCAGGCCAAGCTCTTCCGCGCCCGCTTTCACCAGACGCGCGACGAAGGAGCGGTGTTCACGAGCCGGGCCGGGATCCTTGGCGATGACGAGGAGCTGCTGGAAGCAGAGCGTTGGTCTCCTTGA
- a CDS encoding type VI secretion system Vgr family protein produces MRDLITFSSSGLPRPSRVVGFRGIEAVSRPYRFEVYLQFHSDDGDIDFAEAVGDPASLVIDRESDDIPPFVLAGVLGDVDLVHEYGGRALVRVVLVPRFGRLALSRHSRIFTKKSAPDAIRAVLDDNGLAGSYEFRLTQSYEVEEHIGQYRESDFDFVSRWLEREGIYYFFEHSEGGEKVVFCDDKSYPAEGMGKPVRYFPQTGEDRSAGASFRSFSLNHGSMPAEVKLRDYDYSRPKFDMSGSAEVSAKGAGKVSLYGERFFSPDTGARLAKIRSEEFLTRKSIARATGTRMHLRAGHTFDLEEHPRARFNTKYLAIEVHHQGNQAAGDLHLKELIGLEHEDTYFVEVAAIPASTQFRPESRTPWPRIYGFENGVVDGGGESEYAQIDEYGRYLVKFNFDENDSPSGSGSTYVRMMQPHGGSIEGFHFPLRNGTEVVLSFLGGDPDRPVISGVVPNVLTPSPVTSGNHTKNVLQTGGRNRLELEDLAGSQRVTLSTPYSNSYIRMGSPNDGHEFIAKTDDNGLIGIGKNLDTNVGQNWNITVAENMEAKVEGDIEMTAVGDAKVESENKIEIERSDKLSITGGATMDIKGGVTSEFFGGWKQELLLGAKTEQLIGVKQATHFALVHEVFLGAKIEFIKGKKAETLKGPKTELHVGDSKSTVTGKQTSLHTGNANSRHIGNLDEFQQGNAKSVLHGTLQETHRGNATTSHYGNAKDTHIGNLTETHRGNVTSNSTGFLRETHNGAVVSKVKGSILEVFEGPFAEVKIKALERHEANVRVSRMRTDIQNEVNTLYRTSRFVIL; encoded by the coding sequence ATGCGCGACCTCATCACCTTTTCGTCGAGCGGACTTCCCCGCCCTTCGCGTGTCGTCGGCTTCCGTGGCATCGAAGCCGTGTCGCGTCCCTATCGATTCGAGGTCTACCTGCAATTTCACAGCGACGACGGCGACATCGATTTCGCCGAAGCCGTGGGCGACCCGGCCAGCCTGGTGATCGATCGCGAGAGCGACGACATCCCGCCCTTCGTGCTCGCCGGCGTGCTCGGCGACGTCGATCTGGTGCACGAGTATGGGGGCCGGGCCTTGGTGCGCGTAGTCCTCGTGCCCCGCTTCGGACGCCTCGCTCTCTCGCGGCACAGCCGGATCTTCACCAAGAAGAGCGCGCCCGACGCCATCCGGGCGGTCCTCGACGACAACGGCCTCGCCGGCAGCTACGAATTCCGCCTCACCCAGAGCTACGAGGTGGAGGAGCACATCGGTCAATACCGCGAAAGCGATTTCGATTTCGTCTCCCGCTGGCTGGAGCGCGAGGGTATTTATTATTTCTTCGAGCACAGCGAGGGGGGCGAGAAGGTCGTCTTCTGTGATGACAAGTCCTACCCCGCCGAGGGCATGGGCAAACCGGTCCGCTATTTCCCCCAGACCGGGGAGGATCGCAGCGCCGGCGCCTCGTTCCGCTCCTTCTCCCTGAATCACGGCTCCATGCCCGCCGAGGTCAAGCTCCGCGATTACGATTATTCGCGGCCGAAGTTCGACATGTCGGGGTCTGCGGAGGTCTCGGCCAAGGGGGCCGGGAAGGTCAGCCTCTATGGCGAGCGCTTCTTCTCTCCCGACACCGGGGCCCGCCTGGCCAAGATTCGATCCGAAGAGTTCCTCACCCGGAAATCGATCGCCCGGGCCACGGGCACGCGGATGCACCTCCGCGCTGGCCACACCTTCGATCTCGAGGAGCACCCCCGCGCCCGCTTCAACACCAAGTATCTGGCCATCGAGGTGCACCACCAGGGCAACCAGGCCGCCGGGGATCTGCACCTCAAGGAGCTCATCGGCCTCGAGCACGAGGACACCTATTTCGTCGAGGTGGCGGCCATCCCGGCCAGCACTCAGTTCCGGCCCGAATCCCGGACGCCGTGGCCGCGGATCTACGGTTTCGAGAACGGCGTCGTCGACGGCGGCGGGGAGAGCGAATACGCCCAGATCGACGAGTACGGGCGCTACCTCGTGAAGTTCAACTTCGACGAGAACGACTCCCCGAGTGGCTCCGGATCCACCTACGTGCGGATGATGCAGCCCCACGGCGGGAGCATCGAGGGATTTCATTTTCCCCTCCGCAATGGCACCGAGGTGGTCCTGAGCTTCCTCGGCGGAGATCCCGATCGCCCGGTGATCTCTGGCGTGGTCCCCAACGTGCTCACCCCCAGCCCGGTGACCAGCGGCAACCACACCAAGAACGTCCTCCAGACCGGCGGGCGGAACCGCCTGGAGCTCGAGGATCTGGCGGGCTCGCAGCGGGTCACGCTCTCCACGCCCTATTCCAACAGCTACATCCGCATGGGCTCACCCAACGACGGCCACGAGTTCATCGCCAAGACCGACGACAATGGCCTCATCGGCATCGGCAAGAACCTCGACACCAACGTGGGCCAGAACTGGAACATCACGGTCGCCGAGAACATGGAGGCCAAGGTCGAGGGCGACATCGAGATGACGGCCGTGGGCGACGCCAAGGTCGAGTCGGAGAACAAGATCGAAATCGAGCGCTCCGACAAACTTTCGATCACCGGCGGCGCCACCATGGATATCAAGGGCGGGGTCACGTCCGAGTTCTTTGGCGGTTGGAAGCAGGAGCTGCTCCTCGGGGCCAAGACCGAGCAGCTCATCGGCGTCAAGCAGGCCACGCACTTCGCGCTGGTACACGAGGTCTTCCTGGGGGCGAAGATCGAATTCATCAAAGGCAAGAAGGCGGAGACGCTCAAAGGCCCCAAGACCGAGCTCCACGTCGGCGACAGCAAGTCGACGGTGACCGGCAAGCAGACCTCGCTTCACACCGGCAACGCCAACTCGCGGCACATCGGCAACCTCGACGAGTTCCAGCAGGGCAACGCCAAGTCGGTCCTCCACGGCACTTTGCAGGAGACGCACCGGGGGAACGCCACCACCTCGCACTACGGAAACGCCAAGGATACCCACATCGGCAACCTCACCGAGACCCACCGCGGCAACGTCACCTCGAACAGCACCGGCTTCTTGCGCGAGACGCACAACGGAGCGGTGGTCTCGAAGGTCAAGGGGTCGATTCTCGAAGTCTTCGAAGGCCCCTTTGCCGAGGTGAAGATCAAGGCCCTGGAGCGCCACGAGGCCAACGTGCGGGTGAGCAGGATGAGGACCGATATCCAGAACGAGGTCAACACCCTGTACCGGACCAGCCGCTTCGTGATCCTCTGA
- a CDS encoding serine/threonine protein kinase: MSALTEGSIIAGRYRLGRPLAKGGMGSVFFAEHLQLRTGVAIKLMAPELAASADARARFEREAQASAVIKSPNVVQVYDYGVEGDCPYIVMELLDGEDLERRLVRVGRLSLAATMDIVQQVCKALRRAHELALVHRDLKPANLFLSRHDDEELVKILDFGIAKAKGPVLAGNATRTGTLIGSPQYMSPEQVRRGKDVDPRSDLWSLGVIAYRCVTGRLPFSGEELGDLLVEICTDPIPAPSSIHGALGPDVDQFFERALARDVGKRFQSAGEFADAFAAVARGSGPIPMSTSSQNNALGPPPEPSAAAVSAPESASGAGGTLSPSGLSLAQSPASKPRTIAVAVSIALAAGLAVGLGAFAWSRASAPSAPVSNPEGEGNRPASSEPSPAGAESAAASASATASASATASASATASASATGGGAKAPPGRPVKGGVQLKKGTKTGHDPLDHQ, encoded by the coding sequence ATGAGCGCGCTTACAGAAGGCAGCATCATCGCCGGCCGATACCGGCTCGGTCGCCCGCTCGCGAAGGGCGGCATGGGCTCCGTCTTTTTCGCGGAGCATCTCCAGCTCCGCACCGGCGTGGCCATCAAGCTCATGGCGCCCGAGCTCGCCGCCTCCGCCGACGCGCGCGCACGCTTCGAGCGTGAGGCGCAGGCGTCCGCGGTCATCAAGAGCCCGAACGTCGTGCAGGTGTACGACTACGGCGTGGAGGGCGACTGCCCGTACATCGTGATGGAGCTGCTCGACGGCGAGGACCTCGAGCGCCGGCTCGTCCGCGTCGGGCGTCTCTCGCTCGCGGCCACGATGGACATCGTGCAACAGGTCTGCAAGGCCCTTCGTCGCGCGCACGAGCTGGCGCTCGTGCACCGCGATCTGAAGCCCGCGAACCTCTTCTTGTCGCGCCACGACGACGAGGAACTCGTCAAGATCCTCGACTTCGGGATCGCGAAGGCGAAAGGTCCGGTGCTCGCTGGAAACGCCACCAGGACGGGCACGCTGATCGGATCGCCGCAATACATGAGCCCGGAGCAGGTGCGGCGCGGGAAAGATGTCGATCCCCGCAGCGATCTGTGGTCGCTCGGGGTGATCGCCTACCGCTGCGTGACGGGCCGGCTGCCGTTCTCCGGCGAAGAGCTCGGCGATCTCCTCGTCGAGATCTGCACGGACCCGATCCCTGCCCCATCGAGCATCCACGGCGCTCTCGGCCCCGACGTGGACCAGTTCTTCGAGCGCGCGCTGGCACGCGACGTAGGCAAGCGATTCCAAAGCGCGGGCGAGTTCGCCGACGCGTTCGCGGCGGTGGCGAGGGGCAGCGGGCCAATCCCGATGAGCACCTCGTCGCAGAATAACGCGCTCGGCCCGCCGCCGGAGCCGAGCGCAGCAGCCGTCAGCGCGCCGGAATCAGCTTCGGGGGCGGGCGGAACGCTTTCGCCCTCGGGGCTCAGCCTCGCGCAATCGCCGGCGAGCAAGCCGCGCACGATCGCGGTGGCGGTCAGCATCGCTCTTGCTGCCGGCCTCGCCGTCGGGCTGGGCGCGTTCGCGTGGTCGCGCGCCTCGGCCCCGAGCGCGCCTGTTTCCAATCCGGAAGGTGAAGGAAACCGTCCGGCGTCTTCCGAGCCCAGTCCCGCCGGAGCCGAGAGCGCCGCGGCGTCCGCGAGCGCCACGGCGTCCGCGAGCGCCACGGCGTCCGCGAGCGCCACGGCGTCCGCGAGCGCCACGGGGGGGGGCGCAAAGGCGCCGCCCGGAAGGCCCGTCAAGGGCGGGGTCCAGCTGAAAAAAGGGACCAAGACAGGCCATGATCCGCTCGACCATCAGTGA
- a CDS encoding DUF2169 domain-containing protein, with protein sequence MRVVKPSRISVLQRVFTVRGKHYLSVGLLAYFPLEAPELPLPEVALWQKATAEMGKGASAPPIVDECMPKPRGEVLLYGSAFAPGGRPSPAFAARVVLGPAEKPLVDKTVYVVGARQWRNGVPTDPEPILEMALSWENAFGGPAYPQNPRGMGLSPVEENGRSVHGLPHLEDPRHLMTSPRDRPPPACFGALDPALEARIAKLGTYGTAWLEKEFPGFASDIDVEAFQVAPADQRLGDYFQGGEAIALENLHARKTRLESRVPLLRARCFVSSAETAETVSAEGALREVPTRLETVILLPNLERGIAVFRGVVEVSENDAGDVALLLGALEKADTPKPVEHYRDALAARLDEEKGAINALRDRDLLPPPDPGAPLFEEELSTDMDDLLEDEEILEKRAELRAERDLERAREEIRAAGLDPDATLPKEPVKAMRPPSSLDDLPDYIARADAESAAMERESEARAKETEAKARRDCAAQGLDFDALVKRSEQGGGGPPRFRADAELTQMRELAEAARKGGSPMPDLEAKIADPKFVAELREVEASSLEAYRANAHMFPPTEALSDAEKATLRAEVEAALGAGESLARRDLTGADLHGLRFAEADLREALLEGADLSDCDFTGADLSGAVLTRANVKGARFEDTKLVEANLGFTEASGVRFAGANLHDAVLYKARLDGAQLAGADLTGAGFFETLVNGADFTDADAREVQFFELDLTEARFTGAQLGGATFLQCKGALANFDGAHLEGTSFLDFAGEKASFREARARGLCIIASSALPGADFSAADLEEANLSGVNLEGANFERAQAEGADFSEAVLRGARLTQLAAREARFAEADLSGADLREANLMEAILDKAKVPGAIFEKANLFGASLLHTIGDDRTSFAGALVKQVVFTRQEG encoded by the coding sequence ATGCGTGTCGTCAAACCGAGCCGCATCTCCGTCTTGCAGCGCGTCTTTACCGTTCGCGGTAAGCACTATTTGAGCGTCGGCCTGCTCGCGTACTTCCCTCTCGAGGCCCCGGAACTGCCCCTGCCCGAAGTGGCCCTGTGGCAGAAGGCGACGGCGGAGATGGGCAAGGGCGCGAGCGCCCCGCCCATCGTCGACGAGTGCATGCCCAAGCCTCGCGGTGAGGTTCTCCTCTATGGTAGCGCCTTCGCGCCCGGGGGGAGACCGAGCCCTGCCTTTGCCGCGCGCGTCGTGCTTGGCCCCGCGGAAAAGCCCCTCGTGGACAAGACGGTTTACGTGGTCGGCGCCCGTCAGTGGCGTAACGGCGTGCCCACGGATCCGGAGCCGATCCTGGAGATGGCCCTCTCGTGGGAGAATGCCTTCGGCGGACCCGCGTATCCGCAGAACCCTCGAGGAATGGGCCTCTCTCCGGTGGAGGAGAATGGCAGGTCGGTGCATGGTCTCCCCCACCTCGAGGATCCCAGGCACCTGATGACCTCGCCCCGGGATCGGCCCCCGCCGGCCTGCTTCGGCGCGCTCGATCCCGCGCTCGAGGCGCGCATCGCCAAACTGGGCACCTACGGCACGGCCTGGCTGGAGAAAGAGTTCCCCGGCTTTGCCAGCGACATCGACGTCGAGGCCTTTCAGGTGGCGCCCGCGGATCAGCGCCTCGGCGACTACTTCCAGGGAGGCGAGGCGATCGCGCTCGAGAACCTCCACGCCAGGAAGACCCGCCTCGAGAGCCGGGTCCCATTGCTTCGCGCTCGCTGCTTCGTCTCCAGCGCCGAGACGGCCGAGACGGTGAGCGCCGAAGGGGCGTTGCGCGAGGTGCCGACGCGCCTCGAGACCGTGATTCTCCTCCCCAACTTGGAGCGCGGAATTGCCGTCTTTCGCGGGGTCGTCGAGGTCAGCGAGAACGACGCCGGCGACGTGGCGCTGCTCCTCGGCGCCCTGGAAAAGGCGGATACGCCGAAGCCCGTCGAGCATTACCGCGACGCCCTCGCCGCGCGCCTCGACGAGGAAAAGGGCGCCATCAACGCGCTCCGCGATCGAGATCTGTTGCCTCCGCCGGACCCCGGCGCGCCGCTCTTCGAGGAAGAGCTGAGCACCGACATGGACGACCTCCTCGAGGACGAAGAGATCCTCGAGAAGCGCGCCGAGCTCCGGGCCGAGCGCGATCTCGAGCGAGCCCGCGAAGAAATCCGCGCCGCTGGTCTCGATCCCGACGCGACACTCCCCAAAGAGCCCGTCAAGGCCATGCGGCCGCCGTCCTCGCTCGATGATCTGCCGGATTACATTGCACGTGCCGACGCCGAGTCGGCCGCAATGGAGAGGGAGAGCGAAGCGCGAGCCAAGGAGACGGAGGCCAAGGCGCGCCGCGATTGCGCCGCACAGGGGCTCGATTTCGACGCCCTCGTCAAGCGATCAGAGCAGGGGGGTGGCGGCCCGCCCCGGTTCCGCGCCGACGCCGAGCTCACCCAGATGCGCGAGCTCGCCGAGGCAGCGCGCAAAGGCGGCTCGCCGATGCCGGACCTCGAAGCCAAAATCGCGGATCCGAAATTCGTCGCCGAGCTCCGGGAGGTAGAGGCCTCCTCGCTCGAGGCCTATCGCGCCAACGCGCACATGTTCCCCCCTACCGAGGCCCTCTCGGATGCAGAAAAGGCCACGTTGCGCGCCGAGGTCGAGGCGGCGCTCGGCGCGGGCGAGTCGCTCGCCCGGCGCGATCTCACCGGCGCGGATCTCCACGGTCTGCGCTTCGCCGAGGCGGATCTCCGCGAAGCCCTGCTCGAAGGCGCGGATCTCTCGGACTGTGACTTTACCGGGGCGGATCTCTCGGGCGCGGTCCTGACCCGCGCCAACGTGAAGGGCGCGCGCTTCGAGGACACCAAGCTCGTGGAGGCGAACCTCGGCTTCACCGAGGCCTCGGGCGTGCGCTTCGCCGGCGCCAATCTCCACGATGCGGTCCTCTACAAGGCTCGCCTCGATGGCGCGCAGCTCGCCGGGGCCGATCTCACCGGCGCCGGGTTTTTCGAAACCCTGGTGAACGGCGCCGACTTCACCGACGCCGACGCCCGCGAGGTGCAGTTCTTCGAGCTCGATCTCACCGAGGCCCGCTTCACCGGGGCCCAGCTCGGCGGGGCGACCTTCCTGCAATGCAAGGGAGCCCTTGCGAACTTCGACGGCGCCCACCTCGAAGGGACGAGCTTCCTGGACTTCGCCGGAGAGAAAGCCTCCTTCCGCGAAGCGCGGGCCCGCGGCCTGTGCATCATCGCCAGCTCGGCGCTGCCGGGCGCGGATTTCTCGGCGGCCGATCTCGAAGAGGCCAACCTCAGCGGCGTGAACCTGGAAGGCGCCAACTTCGAGAGAGCCCAGGCCGAGGGCGCGGACTTCAGCGAGGCCGTGCTCCGCGGTGCGCGCCTCACGCAGCTCGCGGCCCGGGAGGCGCGCTTCGCCGAGGCCGATCTCAGCGGCGCCGATCTCCGCGAGGCCAACCTCATGGAGGCCATCCTCGACAAGGCCAAGGTACCGGGCGCGATCTTCGAGAAGGCCAACCTCTTCGGCGCCAGCCTCCTTCACACCATCGGCGATGACCGCACCAGCTTCGCCGGGGCCCTGGTGAAGCAGGTGGTGTTCACGAGGCAAGAAGGATGA
- a CDS encoding formylglycine-generating enzyme family protein: protein MATSKWSLLCSLSLAVGPAGCIADVVPNSSLASCTDLAATCGPRSDEICCANSLVTGGEYERLDLDQNKSYPATVSDFRLDRFEVTVGRFRRFLREYPGNIPAAGEGAHPNIENSGWYDSWPLPQDQAELTASLKCSQYYQTWTDVPGDGEHKPINCVNWYVAFAFCAWDGGRLPTEAEWNYAAARGSEETNYPWGSAAPDDDHAVYCPNYSEVDQGCPTATLADISDVGSRSPAGDGKWGQSDLAGNMREWTLDFHDAYPDNCDDCANLTNVIGGREARGGDWNNDATSLSSFFRIAYDPTAATSWVGFRCARRPR, encoded by the coding sequence ATGGCTACTTCGAAGTGGTCTCTCCTGTGCTCCCTTTCCCTGGCAGTGGGGCCGGCCGGTTGCATCGCCGACGTCGTGCCGAACTCCTCGCTCGCGAGCTGCACGGATCTGGCGGCCACGTGCGGGCCCAGGAGCGACGAGATATGCTGCGCGAACTCGCTTGTCACGGGGGGGGAGTACGAGCGCCTCGACCTGGACCAGAACAAGTCTTACCCGGCCACGGTGAGCGACTTTCGGCTGGATCGCTTCGAGGTGACGGTCGGGCGGTTTCGAAGGTTCTTGCGCGAGTATCCTGGTAATATTCCGGCCGCGGGCGAGGGGGCTCATCCGAACATAGAGAACAGCGGGTGGTACGATTCCTGGCCGTTACCGCAGGACCAGGCCGAGCTCACCGCTTCTTTGAAGTGCAGTCAATACTACCAGACCTGGACGGACGTGCCCGGCGACGGTGAACACAAGCCCATCAATTGCGTCAACTGGTATGTCGCGTTCGCCTTTTGCGCCTGGGATGGCGGCCGATTGCCGACCGAGGCCGAGTGGAACTATGCAGCGGCCCGCGGCAGCGAAGAGACGAATTACCCGTGGGGGAGCGCCGCGCCGGACGATGACCATGCGGTGTATTGCCCGAATTACTCGGAGGTGGATCAGGGCTGTCCGACCGCGACGCTCGCCGACATCTCGGACGTCGGCTCCAGGTCTCCCGCGGGCGATGGGAAATGGGGACAATCCGACCTGGCTGGCAACATGCGCGAGTGGACCCTCGACTTCCACGACGCGTACCCGGACAATTGCGACGATTGCGCCAACCTGACGAATGTCATCGGGGGCCGCGAGGCGCGCGGCGGCGACTGGAACAACGACGCGACGAGCCTGAGCTCGTTTTTCCGGATCGCCTACGACCCTACGGCTGCGACGAGCTGGGTGGGGTTTCGCTGCGCTCGCCGGCCGCGCTGA